A region of Paramormyrops kingsleyae isolate MSU_618 chromosome 17, PKINGS_0.4, whole genome shotgun sequence DNA encodes the following proteins:
- the LOC111841405 gene encoding rab5 GDP/GTP exchange factor-like: MSQKSKRRGIHVDQSELLCKKGCGYYGNAAWKGYCSKCWREDYQHGRQNQIQEDRELAERLQKEEDAAAYSVQRPTPKPPSLAHFSKFEEKKTNEKARKVNTVKKFFSPSSRASTKKGSPEARTSSPSLTRKVSIDTDRVSTEFVDFLKKLPRLGLEIYKKSKKFTDSMASKEDLGADESSECVQDFYQSLSDRLLTHLKGSTERVELVMDRVERYIMTRLYKNVFCPETSDDEKRDLAIQTRIRALHWVTVHMLGVPVDEEIPRVSEDMLQAITEIIQVDSMRVPRDKLGCITRCSTHIFSAIKISKQEPASADDFLTALIYVVLKANPPRLQSNIQYITRFCNPSRLMSGEDGYYFTNLCCALAFIEKLDAQSLNLSPAEFERYMSGQACQPVPVSDSLELLLGLGARQERVLEGAQQLERDLIDWQRDVEREVRQALEKHPPQDRQCTSAIDSENLGQDYLPPPLQPQVLTD, encoded by the exons ATGAGTCAGAAATCGAAGCGCAGGGGGATCCATGTGGATCAGTCGGAGCTGCTGTGTAAGAAAGGATGCGGTTACTATGGCAACGCCGCCTGGAAGGGCTACTGCTCCAAATGCTGGAGAGAGGACTACCAACATGGCCGGCAGAATCAGATCCAGGAGGACCGCGAGCTGGCAGAGAG GTTACAGAAGGAAGAGGATGCCGCCGCATACAGTGTGCAGCGGCCGACACCCAAGCCGCCGTCTCTAGCGCACTTCTCGAAGTTTGAGGAGAAAAAGACCAATGAGAAGGCGCGCAAAGTGAACACTGTGAAGAAGTTCTTCAGCCCATCGTCTCGCGCTTCAACCAAAAAAG GGAGCCCAGAGGCCAGGACCTCGAGTCCCTCTCTTACCCGGAAGGTCAGCATTGACACTGATCGTGTGTCGACGGAGTTTGTGGACTTCCTGAAGAAGCTCCCGAGACTGGGCCTGGAAATCTACAAGAAGAGCAAGAAGTTCACTGACAGCATGGCCAGTAAAGAG GACCTGGGTGCAGATGAGTCCTCCGAGTGCGTCCAGGATTTCTACCAGAGCCTCTCAGATCGCCTGCTTACTCACTTAAAAG GGTCCACCGAGCGTGTGGAGCTGGTCATGGACCGTGTGGAGAGGTACATAATGACTCGTCTCTATAAGAACGTCTTCTGCCCTGAAACCTCAGATGATGAGAAGAGAGACTTGGCCATACAGACGAGGATCAG GGCCCTTCATTGGGTTACCGTACACATGCTCGGCGTCCCTGTGGACGAGGAGATCCCCAGGGTCTCGGAAGACATGCTCCAGGCCATCACAG AGATCATCCAGGTGGATTCCATGCGAGTGCCCCGTGACAAGCTGGGATGCATCACCCGCTGCAGCACCCACATCTTCAGCGCCATCAAGATCAGCAAGCAGGAACCTGCATCAGCCGACGACTTCCTGACCGCCCTCATCTACGTGGTGCTGAAGGCCAACCCACCTCGCCTGCAGTCCAACATCCAGTACATCACCCGCTTCTGCAACCCCAGCCGGCTCATGAGTGGAGAAGACGGTTACTACTTTACCAACCTG TGCTGTGCGCTGGCCTTCATCGAGAAGCTGGATGCACAGTCTCTGAACCTGAGCCCAGCCGAGTTTGAGCGCTACATGTCCGGCCAGGCGTGCCAGCCGGTGCCGGTCTCCGACAGCCTGGAGCTGCTGCTGGGGCTCGGGGCGCGGCAGGAGCGCGTACTGGAGGGCGCCCAGCAGCTGGAGAGAGACCTCATTGACTGGCAGCGAGACGTGGAGCGCGAGGTCAGACAGGCTCTGGAGAAGCACCCTCCACAGGACCGGCAGTGCACCTCCGCCATTGACTCGGAAAACCTGGGCCAAGATTACCTGCCGCCTCCGCTGCAGCCTCAGGTCCTCActgactga
- the LOC111854920 gene encoding high affinity immunoglobulin epsilon receptor subunit alpha-like isoform X2: MFPVQPLMLFIVISILIGRSSSQDEPLRPTLTLVWGNQQLLVGETATMLCTIPGNKQIDWKYWWFKNGQPIRQFGLYDDIYTLTAKLPLDGGLYTCQGRTNTTETELQDTLQSDPLKIDVAGGWVVLLVPPAPLLIGDDITLTCRVRGKKRVTEAAFFKDGLELQRQPKSNLHLSRLTKEDQGVYWCRATWWQGLLWHTSQSLPVEVPVNEVLTMPHLVGLPATSDWIAATLVVPGPAQQQGSKPTAALPVLQKPPKAALGHRRAAPHHHQGWGTAFRAVPLQSDSEQAGLDQAEQGSDGGGVEDPSERDPQPLSTGNILTDLSSSKAES, encoded by the exons ATGTTCCCAGTTCAGCCGCTTATGCTCTTTATAG TTATTTCAATTTTGATTGGTCGGTCGTCATCTCAAG ATGAGCCACTCAGACCTACCTTGACGTTGGTCTGGGGCAACCAGCAGCTGCTGGTCGGAGAGACCGCAACCATGCTCTGCACAATACCTGGAAACAAACAGATTGACTGGAAATACTGGTGGTTCAAAAACGGCCAGCCAATACGACAGTTCGGCTTGTACGATGACATTTACACGCTGACAGCCAAACTTCCTCTGGACGGTGGTCTTTACACGTGCCAAGGCAGGACTAACACGACGGAGACCGAACTGCAGGACACACTGCAGAGCGATCCGCTGAAGATAGACGTGGCTG GTGGGTGGGTGGTATTGCTGGTCCCACCAGCACCCTTGCTAATTGgagatgacatcactctgacCTGCCGTGTCAGGGGCAAGAAGAGAGTGACAGAGGCGGCTTTCTTCAAAGACGGCTTGGAGTTACAGAGGCAGCCGAAGTCAAACCTGCATTTATCCCGCCTCACTAAGGAAGACCAGGGTGTCTATTGGTGCAGAGCCACTTGGTGGCAGGGCCTTCTGTGGCACACATCGCAGTCATTGCCCGTTGAGGTGCCAGTCAATG AGGTATTGACCATGCCCCACCTGGTAGGACTCCCTGCCACCTCCGACTGGATAGCAGCTACACTTGTGGTGCCAGGTCCAGCTCAACAGCAGGGATCCAAACCTACAGCCGCACTACCAGTTCTACAGAAACCACCAAAAGCTGCCCTTGGCCACCGCAGGGCAGCTCCACATCATCaccaaggctggggtacagcgTTCCGGGCTGTACCATTGCAGAGTGATTCTGAACAGGCTGGGCTTGACCAAGCTGAGCAGGGAAGTGATGGTGGAGGTGTTGAAG ATCCATCTGAGAGGGACCCCCAGCCCTTGAGCACTGGGAACATCCTGACGGATCTGTCCTCCTCAAAGGCTGAATCCTGA
- the LOC111854920 gene encoding high affinity immunoglobulin epsilon receptor subunit alpha-like isoform X1, producing MIPVQPLILFIVISGVIGRKSSQDEPLRPTLTLVWGNQQLLVGETATMLCTIPGNKQIDWKYWWFKNGQPIRQFGLYDDIYTLTAKLPLDGGLYTCQGRTNTTETELQDTLQSDPLKIDVAGGWVVLLVPPAPLLIGDDITLTCRVRGKKRVTEAAFFKDGLELQRQPKSNLHLSRLTKEDQGVYWCRATWWQGLLWHTSQSLPVEVPVNEVLTMPHLVGLPATSDWIAATLVVPGPAQQQGSKPTAALPVLQKPPKAALGHRRAAPHHHQGWGTAFRAVPLQSDSEQAGLDQAEQGSDGGGVEDPSERDPQPLSTGNILTDLSSSKAES from the exons ATGATCCCAGTTCAGCCGCTTATCCTCTTTATAG TTATTTCAGGTGTGATTGGTCGGAAGTCATCTCAAG ATGAGCCACTCAGACCTACCTTGACGTTGGTCTGGGGCAACCAGCAGCTGCTGGTCGGAGAGACCGCAACCATGCTCTGCACAATACCTGGAAACAAACAGATTGACTGGAAATACTGGTGGTTCAAAAACGGCCAGCCAATACGACAGTTCGGCTTGTACGATGACATTTACACGCTGACAGCCAAACTTCCTCTGGACGGTGGTCTTTACACGTGCCAAGGCAGGACTAACACGACGGAGACCGAACTGCAGGACACACTGCAGAGCGATCCGCTGAAGATAGACGTGGCTG GTGGGTGGGTGGTATTGCTGGTCCCACCAGCACCCTTGCTAATTGgagatgacatcactctgacCTGCCGTGTCAGGGGCAAGAAGAGAGTGACAGAGGCGGCTTTCTTCAAAGACGGCTTGGAGTTACAGAGGCAGCCGAAGTCAAACCTGCATTTATCCCGCCTCACTAAGGAAGACCAGGGTGTCTATTGGTGCAGAGCCACTTGGTGGCAGGGCCTTCTGTGGCACACATCGCAGTCATTGCCCGTTGAGGTGCCAGTCAATG AGGTATTGACCATGCCCCACCTGGTAGGACTCCCTGCCACCTCCGACTGGATAGCAGCTACACTTGTGGTGCCAGGTCCAGCTCAACAGCAGGGATCCAAACCTACAGCCGCACTACCAGTTCTACAGAAACCACCAAAAGCTGCCCTTGGCCACCGCAGGGCAGCTCCACATCATCaccaaggctggggtacagcgTTCCGGGCTGTACCATTGCAGAGTGATTCTGAACAGGCTGGGCTTGACCAAGCTGAGCAGGGAAGTGATGGTGGAGGTGTTGAAG ATCCATCTGAGAGGGACCCCCAGCCCTTGAGCACTGGGAACATCCTGACGGATCTGTCCTCCTCAAAGGCTGAATCCTGA
- the otol1b gene encoding otolin 1b, whose amino-acid sequence MRTLACQLVFLASVAFLLVLMLPGAIAKGPQRPKYQFTKKPPSAPEPLRTTTTAIGGVWSKVTPHPTPALTTTVSTTPLYTELHIDTAAPPDVGNENYTLDYNECYFNFCECCPPERGPQGLKGDRGLPGPPGGKGDAGPRGLPGPQGPSGSAGPKGDKGDRGDQGTTGLAGIPGISGKPGDKGDTGSKGEKGDAGFPGFKGDRGETGDPCENGTKGEKGDAGKDGATGPQGLAGDKGEKGDSGDKGQCGPYGEKGQKGEPGDPGLQGPDAAGGYLGKAGGQGPPGEPGPSGEAGAPGKKGEVGTRGPPGPVGARGFVGPKGDRGSPGLRGERGPRGFKGARGANLVLKRSGFSVGLYPSKSFPPAGFPVKFDKVFYNGEEHYDVTSSKFNCTYPGVYVFAYHITVRNRPLRAALVVNGVKKVRTRDSLYGQDIDQASSLVLLQLAAGDQVWVETLRDWNGVYSSSEDDSIFTGFLLYPDKV is encoded by the exons ATGAGGACGCTCGCTTGCCAGCTTGTCTTCCTTGCCTCCgtggcattcctgctggttctcATGTTGCCCGGTGCCATCGCCAAAGGCCCACAGCGGCCCAAGTACCAGTTCACCAAGAAACCTCCCAGTGCCCCGGAGCCGCTACGGACCACCACCACAGCAATCGGCGGGGTGTGGAGCAAGGTGACCCCCCATCCGACTCCCGCTCTGACAACCACAGTCAGCACGACGCCTCTCTACACTGAGCTCCACATCGACACCGCAGCACCACCCGATGTTGGAAATGAGAACTACACCCTGGACTACAACGAATGCTACTTCAACTTCTGCGAATGTTGTCCCCCAGAAAGAGGGCCCCAAGGTCTGAAGGGGGACAGAGGCTTACCAG GGCCACCTGGAGGGAAGGGAGACGCTGGACCCAGGGGGCTGCCTGGACCCCAGGGCCCGTCCGGATCGGCTGGACCAAAAGGAGAcaagg GTGACAGAGGGGACCAAGGCACCACTGGCCTAGCCGGAATTCCCGGCATCTCGGGGAAGCCAGGAGACAAAG GTGATACCGGCTCCAAGGGCGAGAAAGGAGATGCCGGCTTTCCGGGATTCAAAGGGGACCGAGGCGAGACTGGAGACCCCTGTGAAAACGGGACTAAGGGTGAAAAAGGAGACGCTGGGAAAGATGGTGCAACTGGACCTCAGGGCCTGGCTGGAGACAAGGGTGAGAAAGGCGACTCGGGGGACAAAGGGCAGTGCGGGCCTTACGGGGAAAAGGGACAGAAAGGAGAACCGGGGGACCCTGGGCTGCAGGGTCCGGATGCAGCTGGAGGCTACCTGGGCAAGGCTGGTGGGCAGGGCCCCCCTGGTGAGCCAGGACCTTCTGGGGAAGCAGGAGCACCAGGAAAGAAAGGGGAAGTGGGTACACGTGGTCCTCCGGGTCCTGTCGGCGCTCGGGGGTTTGTTGGTCCAAAAGGAGACAGGGGCTCCCCAGGGTTGAGGGGGGAGCGGGGGCCGCGGGGTTTTAAGGGGGCCCGGGGAGCAAACCTGGTTCTGAAGCGGTCCGGCTTCAGTGTGGGCCTGTACCCTAGCAAGTCCTTTCCTCCGGCCGGTTTCCCGGTCAAGTTCGACAAGGTCTTCTACAACGGCGAGGAGCATTACGACGTCACCAGCAGCAAGTTCAACTGCACCTACCCGGGCGTCTATGTCTTCGCTTACCACATCACTGTACGCAACCGGCCCCTACGTGCAGCCCTGGTGGTCAACGGCGTCAAGAAGGTGCGAACGAGGGACTCACTGTACGGGCAAGACATCGACCAGGCCTCCAGCCTGGTGCTGCTCCAGCTGGCAGCTGGGGACCAGGTCTGGGTGGAGACACTAAGGGACTGGAATGGGGTTTACTCAAGCAGTGAGGACGACAGCATCTTCACGGGATTCCTGCTCTACCCCGACAAGGTCTGA
- the sptssb gene encoding serine palmitoyltransferase small subunit B, with amino-acid sequence MDVKNLKDYLHWLYYQYLLITSIYVLEPWEQTLFNTVLFTMVAMVIYTSYVFVPIHVRLALKFFSGLCGGQQESTVALIS; translated from the coding sequence ATGGATGTGAAGAACCTGAAGGATTACCTGCACTGGCTGTACTACCAGTACCTGCTCATCACCAGCATCTACGTCCTGGAGCCCTGGGAGCAGACGCTCTTCAACACGGTGCTCTTCACCATGGTGGCCATGGTCATCTACACCTCCTACGTCTTTGTGCCCATCCACGTCCGCCTGGCGCTGAAGTTTTTCTCGGGGCTGTGTggcggacagcaggagagcacgGTCGCTCTGATCAGCTAG